A window of Daucus carota subsp. sativus chromosome 2, DH1 v3.0, whole genome shotgun sequence genomic DNA:
ttatattttttatatttacatatacgTAACTTCCTCTAAGAAGACAATAGCTAAAATATATCGAATTATCGAATCATAACGCTAACAGCCATATAGTCTGAACAGTGACTTTGTTTAAGGTAAATATGAATATACTAATCGGAAGAGGCAAGAAACGAAAGTGTTTTTAAATTACAAGGTAATCAGATCTTAAGTCAACTGGATAAAAGCAACCTATTAAACATAATTTTGCTGTAGAAGCAAGTACTTACATCATTCTCAAGGTCCTAGGTATGGCCTTCAAAGCCATCAAGTAGTTCCCAGGACACTTCTTTAAACATTGTAGCTGCAGCAAGCCAAATATCATTGAGTCGTGTACTATACAAAGATCTACAATCAATAAATTCAACCAAATATGTGACACTACTTGTAACAAAATGTCACCCAATTGTCTTTATTATTACTTTGTGTATGCCTGTGGACTAATATAGCGCCACAtactaattttatcaaaaattaatttgaaccaGGAATTTTGACTAGCTTATGAAGCTATGAGATTGTCAATCGTCTTCCTTACACCTTATCCAGGCGCATACTTTAACATTTCTACATTTTTGAGTTTTCCCAGAAGATCCACCAAAAATGTAAGTAACAAAATTGAAATTGTACAACAGAGGAAAGCATGCCAATTTTAGCTTACTATAGCTCTCTCTGCAACCAGATGGCGAGGTAACTGGCGCAAGGTCCCTTCAATATCATCACTTTCTTTGTAATATTCTCGCACTTCTCTTATGTTTTCCCTTTGTGATCTAACTTGGTAGTTAAGAAAATATATGTACTTCAAAAGACATATATAAAGAAAGAGCTGAAAACAAATTATTCTACTCGAGAatatgatatggtttctttccTCAATCAATTTGTGGCTAAATGTAGCTAAACATTCCATGATAGGTCAAATAAACTAACATCTTAGTTTAAACTTTATCAATCAGACATACTATATTAGTAAAAGGATATCCCCTTCTCGTGGATCAAGGATCATTTGCACTGCGGCTTTCCACTCCCCACGAAACAAGGCAGCTCCAATAATATGAGTTGGCACCGAACCACTTCCAAACCGCTGAATAATTCACATTAACATTTCAGTAGAGAtttgttataatataaattatactaACATATCTGTATTGAGAAATAAGATACTTATTGCTTTCCCTGTGGTTTAATCCATGTACATTTCAGGAATATCATAGCACAATCAAAGCAATATTATGCAGTATCATATAACCGAATTAACTAATTAGATGAAATGTCATGATTACTAGTTAATTAATGTGTTTCCTGTGCCTGCACATGTATTAGACGATGTGCTAATGTGGGCCtttagtttttataattttggagaTTAGAAGCTCGAATGAAAGCCAATAAAGAGAAGACAAAACGGGGATACCAGATTCAATGCCCTCCAAGAAAGAAATTGTTCATGTGATCACCAACACAAAACCGAACAAAAACGATATTGCCACCCAGGTAGAGAATTTATAGAATTCACGAGAGAAAATAACCAAAAAGCTAGTCTGGGGCAATTAATTGGAGGTTGATTAAATTACTTGCAAACCGAAGTAGTTGATGAATCCACGTCTTCCCAAGGCATCTGCTGAAGCTTTGATGGTATCATCAGAGTCTGCAGTCACCCCTCTGAGAGTTGCAAAAAATCAGTTCATTAGATAAAATGTTTAACATAGGAACTAAACAAGTTATAATAAGCAATGTAGTGCATGAACTGAAAAGTTTAAATTGAGATCTATAATACCTCAATgttattgtaaatttatttcCATACAGCTGTCCAAGAACAAGACCATCTTCAACATGGCTGCCAAACAAACATAACAATAAGATTTACCTAAAACAATTTTAAAGTTATTAGAAAGGCCTTAAACCACACGTACGCAAAACTTACCAGAAGTCGCCAATTTTAATGCCAATCAGTCGTGCATTTAGAGCAGCTAACCTACTAGCACGCACCTTGTAGAGAGTAACCTGCAATAGGAAATTAAAAGGAGGTAAACTAACAATTAAAATCTCACTGATAATCATAGATCCACTCGACATACAATTTACAGCCCcgagaaatatatattaataattcaataaaaatgtTTTTCAATGATTTCTTAGAATGCCAAAAAGAAGACTGAAAAATCTGAAGCAAATATACAGACAAAGAAAGTGTAGCTCTCGGTTATCACCAttgaagattaaaaaaaaaaattgggccaagttttttatataaaaaaaaaacgggGGATAGTTAGTTGCTACAACCAGGACTACAAGaagaaaaaaatcaatttttaaagtTCTTAAGATGATTTATATCAATGTCACTTCATACCATAACTATAAACTATACACTGATTCATGACACAGTTTACAACTTTACAAATTACAACTAACTTCTGGCTGAAGTATGAGGTTTAAAATCTAGTGACCTTCAGGTTATTCCATATGTCTCCGTTCATTTCTGTCATCCTTCTCAATCATGATTTATTTACTGAATAAATAAATGCAAAAAGTAATGCCTCGCTTCTGAATAGTGCATACGAGTGACATCTGCGAGCAGCAAAAAAGAAATAGCATACCCTTTGTGTTGATATAGCACGTTTATCTTTCGTACCAGCAAAACCAAATGACCTTGGCTGTAAAAGACAACATAAAATTTCAATACATGCCTGGCGATTCTTGAGACATCTACATTAGGTAATATTAGCTGTATACAAACATACTGTCATCAGAAAGACCCCATAAATTTGCAATATTCAGTAGATTTATTGAGATCTTGGAGGGCTGGTCTCCTCTAAAAATACCTGGATGCCAAGCATCTTTCCTATCACTCCTAACGCCTCTTGTGTATCCTTGTTCTCCTTGTACAGATGAAACCTATAAAATGCAAACAATCACTTCACGTCAACAAAATGCCAACAATCACTTTAACATGTAGCCAAAGAGCTATCTCCAATTTAAAGGGAATCCAGTTTTGAGTCGTTATAACATCAGTAATGGCTATGAACAGTTTCCAAATTTTAATGAGTTGCAATTGAGCTATAAGAGTTTGTATTTTCAAGGATAAAAAACATGCTATCAACTACTGGACTAACAATACAATGAGATACTTAAATAAAGCAGCTTATGCACAAAATTTGTATGCTATAACTCAAGGTTACAATCATTATATACCATCTTAGATATTGTAGAACACTTAGATTCTCGTTTTCCCATATACATACTATATTAATCTGTAGTTTATTCACAATTATGTGATTAGAAGACTTCAACAACATTTTCCTTCTATGATCAGTGAAGGAAGACTGTAACTACACGCCTGCAAAATACATACTTAATGAACTTGCCGAGATTCTCTGGCCAATTCTTTGAACCCCTGCTATCATACGACTtctcatttctctcttttctttttctggaGTTTTTACCCCTGCCAGCATTAACACTTGAATTCAATCTTACACGGATGCATTTTGATGATGTATCTGGTCCATCCACAGTGTCAGTTACCAGGAACTTCATATTCTCCTTGAAAAAATTATGCATTGCCTGACAATTTAAATAGCAGATAATCATATGAACCATCgtacagcaagacaatttatattCAACAAACGAATGTCCACTAATGAAATGGAATACAAACTGTTCGATGAGATTTATCAGAACTTGGAGACAGCGTTATGTGGGCAACAGACTCTTCAGCCCCAGAATTAATCTGATCAATGAAAGCTCTCAGACAGTTGGCATCTGCGTCACCAGCTAAAACTCTGAACGATTCGATCTCAGCATCATAACTTTTATTTGGTTCATCTGCCATCTTTACTACTTTCTCCTCTGCAATCTACCAAATCAAAAGGCAGGAGGAACAATTACTTTATCACGTATGTGTATATAGAGAGTAATGTTCATCTACAGGCAAGTTTAGCTCGCAAACTATACAATCATCCGAAttcaatatacatatacatgatcCACTATTCACAAAATAGTCTGAAATTCACATTTAAATTATATAGGCAAAATGAAATTCAGTGTAAATGTATAAGATTCGGTAAGTTTGTCCACGCACAGATATACCtattcttttttaatttaaaaagcaCGAAAACGAATACGACGCATACAACGAACAGCTTAGAGCAATAACCGTACCTCAGGTGGTGCCACTAAAGAGGTTAAATGAACAACATTGCCATCTAAATCAACTTCATTCACTATAAAATCAGCATACCTGCAAAATTcaaacacacatatacacacaataatatatatatgaattaaatttgtataatcagaagaaataaatatgaatattattatagATAGGGGAATCAATTATGAAACCTTTGTTTGAGGATGCCTCGGAAACCGGGAAGCTGAGATATGAAACATGTGATTCCGACATCGGCTTCGTCGACGAAATTCATGGTTTCAGCTATGTAATCCAGACAGATTTCAACGTTAATTCCACAACAAATGCTACGCCTACTTGTAGTGgttgtaattatatttatgttaagGGGTTGTTTGGAGGGTTTAAGCGCCCAATTTGTGTAGGGTTTTAGTTTAAGTATAACTTTCTTAGCTCCAAGTTGTAGTGGGTAACTCACCAAACAGCCCCTTAACGCCATTGTTTAATGGGTCGGTTTATCCATTTATCTTGGCCTCTCTTTTTCGGTTATATGCACACATCACCCTGTTTAGTGTCACAGTCTCTCTCACTTTTAAGGTTCCGTTTGGTTCAACTTAAGAGCATCTACAATCACATTGCCTATAATCTTCGGCTAAATTGAACctataagatattatgtaaaat
This region includes:
- the LOC108210019 gene encoding multisubstrate pseudouridine synthase 7; the encoded protein is MALRGCLVSYPLQLGAKKVILKLKPYTNWALKPSKQPLNINIITTTTSRRSICCGINVEICLDYIAETMNFVDEADVGITCFISQLPGFRGILKQRYADFIVNEVDLDGNVVHLTSLVAPPEIAEEKVVKMADEPNKSYDAEIESFRVLAGDADANCLRAFIDQINSGAEESVAHITLSPSSDKSHRTAMHNFFKENMKFLVTDTVDGPDTSSKCIRVRLNSSVNAGRGKNSRKRKERNEKSYDSRGSKNWPENLGKFIKFHLYKENKDTQEALGVIGKMLGIQPRSFGFAGTKDKRAISTQRVTLYKVRASRLAALNARLIGIKIGDFCHVEDGLVLGQLYGNKFTITLRGVTADSDDTIKASADALGRRGFINYFGLQRFGSGSVPTHIIGAALFRGEWKAAVQMILDPREGERENIREVREYYKESDDIEGTLRQLPRHLVAERAILQCLKKCPGNYLMALKAIPRTLRMMYVHSYQSYLWNHAASTRVQKYGSDQVVLGDLVLCKEDSGKATEEVIFDAELEDNICDDPDDCSHLDDISNTIAAEVKSAVVKAITQENLLAGDYTVEDVVLPLPGSRVTYPLNDIGKVYHDIAKKDDVNLKESAHGIKEFSITSMTGAYRRVFQKPQDFKWEMLTYTDGNIPLAETDLDVVNRILVKEDMDCGREDVKHQNNQKIATVGNDVMVPTNTDEPENNMKAKSHSKESLASSHEEQKAVKMSFTLPSSCYATMAIRELLKSSTSVAFHKTLN